The Pseudomonas azadiae genome contains a region encoding:
- a CDS encoding DUF2388 domain-containing protein: protein MHSRTYLAIALILTSAPAVAEDKGSYQNSMMMITLAPTALLSATSGLTMLATKNFKPAKADALTFIGTDGEIRGAQFEQAVRFYRTTYSPPLMTDPQLALAIATSY from the coding sequence ATGCACTCACGGACGTATCTTGCAATCGCCCTAATACTGACCAGCGCTCCAGCCGTTGCGGAAGATAAAGGTTCCTACCAGAACTCAATGATGATGATAACGCTGGCGCCCACCGCCCTACTTAGCGCAACCAGTGGCCTTACGATGCTGGCTACAAAAAACTTCAAGCCAGCCAAGGCTGACGCGCTTACCTTCATCGGCACGGATGGGGAAATCCGCGGCGCTCAGTTTGAGCAAGCCGTACGCTTTTACCGAACGACGTATAGCCCGCCGTTGATGACTGACCCTCAACTCGCCCTGGCAATCGCGACTTCATACTGA
- a CDS encoding MBL fold metallo-hydrolase has protein sequence MRVHHLNCGCMCPLGGALFDGYSCGLTASVVCHCLLIETATNGLILVDTGFGQQDVDHPERLSRFFRTFNNIQLEHRFTALEQLRLMGFHPNDVRHILLTHLDFDHAGGLQDFPNARVHVMHQELNHATLANGWIERRRFLPAQWRDVAGWQLYAPHGDTWFGFDSVRALVGAQEEDILLVPLRGHTAGHAGIAIRTAEGWKLHAGDAYFHHDEVHLPKRRCPPGMRFYQTLMDTDRQARLHNQQRLRQLAADGGAAVDIFCSHDARELQRAREAGGGK, from the coding sequence CTGCGTGTGCATCATCTCAATTGCGGGTGCATGTGCCCGTTGGGCGGCGCCCTGTTCGATGGCTACAGCTGCGGACTCACCGCCTCGGTGGTGTGCCATTGTCTACTGATCGAAACCGCCACCAATGGCCTGATCCTGGTGGACACCGGTTTCGGCCAGCAGGACGTCGACCATCCCGAACGCCTCAGCCGGTTTTTTCGGACGTTCAATAACATCCAACTCGAGCACCGTTTCACCGCCCTCGAACAACTGCGCCTCATGGGCTTTCACCCCAACGACGTCCGCCACATCCTGCTCACCCACCTGGATTTCGACCACGCCGGTGGCCTGCAAGACTTCCCGAATGCGCGTGTGCACGTGATGCACCAGGAACTCAACCACGCCACCCTGGCGAATGGCTGGATCGAACGACGCCGCTTCCTGCCCGCGCAATGGCGTGACGTCGCCGGCTGGCAACTGTACGCCCCGCACGGCGACACCTGGTTCGGCTTCGACTCGGTACGCGCCTTGGTCGGCGCCCAAGAAGAAGACATCCTGCTGGTGCCCCTGCGCGGCCACACCGCCGGCCACGCCGGCATCGCCATCCGCACCGCTGAGGGCTGGAAACTGCATGCTGGCGATGCTTACTTTCATCATGATGAAGTGCATCTACCCAAACGCCGCTGCCCACCTGGGATGCGCTTCTACCAGACCCTGATGGACACCGACCGCCAGGCACGGCTGCATAACCAGCAGAGGTTGCGCCAATTGGCGGCTGATGGTGGCGCGGCGGTGGATATATTTTGCAGCCATGATGCGCGTGAGCTGCAACGAGCGCGGGAGGCTGGCGGTGGGAAATGA
- the mqo gene encoding malate dehydrogenase (quinone) gives MNNPTLKGALTALALSLGISHAYAAETKRVDVMLVGGGIMSSTLAVWLSELEPGWSMEMVERLDKVAEESSNGWNNAGTGHSALAELNYTPEKDGKIDITKAVEINEAFQITRQFLAWQVKAGVLKNPRSFINSTPHMSFVWGDDNIRFLKKRYEALQASPLFRPMQYSEDPQQIKQWVPLMMEGRDPAQKIAATWTPIGTDVNFGEITRQFVSHLQTRQNFALKLSTEVRDITRNEDGSWHVEYKNLKDGTTGATDAKFLFIGAGGAALPLLQKSGIDEAKDYAGFPVGGSFLVTDNAQVAEQHMAKAYGIASTGAPPMSVPHLDTRVLDGKRMILFGPFATFSTKFLKEGSYFDLAASMTLHNIWPMMRVGVREFDLVQYLASELMQSDDDRFNALKAYFPNAKQEDWRLWQAGQRVQIIKKDEDQGGVLKLGTEVVASKDGSIAGLLGASPGASTAAPIMLDLMQKVFKDKLASAPWQDKLRQIVPSYGTHLNDNPDKVMEEWRYTSELLQLTPPPDIDRQPGANPPIDPIKQPHVDTDPDLNP, from the coding sequence ATGAACAACCCGACACTCAAAGGGGCACTGACCGCCCTGGCCCTGTCGCTGGGCATCTCGCACGCGTACGCCGCCGAAACCAAGCGCGTCGATGTGATGTTGGTGGGGGGCGGGATCATGAGTTCGACCCTGGCGGTGTGGCTCAGCGAACTGGAGCCGGGCTGGTCAATGGAAATGGTCGAGCGCCTGGACAAGGTGGCCGAGGAAAGCTCCAACGGCTGGAACAATGCCGGCACCGGCCACTCGGCGCTCGCCGAGCTGAACTACACCCCGGAAAAAGACGGCAAGATCGACATCACCAAGGCCGTGGAAATCAACGAAGCGTTCCAGATCACCCGGCAGTTCCTGGCTTGGCAGGTAAAGGCCGGGGTGCTCAAAAACCCTCGCTCGTTCATCAACTCCACGCCGCACATGAGTTTCGTATGGGGCGACGACAACATCCGCTTCCTGAAAAAACGCTACGAGGCGCTGCAGGCCAGCCCGCTGTTCCGGCCGATGCAATATTCCGAAGACCCGCAGCAGATCAAGCAATGGGTGCCGCTGATGATGGAAGGCCGCGATCCAGCGCAAAAAATCGCCGCGACCTGGACGCCGATCGGCACCGACGTCAACTTCGGCGAGATCACCCGCCAGTTCGTCAGCCACCTGCAGACCCGCCAGAACTTCGCCCTCAAGCTGTCGACGGAAGTGCGCGACATCACGCGCAACGAGGATGGCTCCTGGCACGTTGAATACAAAAACCTCAAGGACGGCACGACCGGCGCCACCGATGCGAAATTCCTGTTCATCGGCGCGGGCGGCGCAGCGCTGCCGTTGCTGCAGAAGTCCGGCATCGATGAAGCCAAGGACTACGCCGGCTTCCCGGTGGGCGGTTCGTTCCTGGTGACCGACAATGCGCAGGTGGCCGAGCAACACATGGCCAAGGCCTACGGCATTGCCTCCACGGGCGCGCCGCCGATGTCGGTGCCGCACCTGGACACCCGGGTACTCGATGGCAAACGCATGATCCTGTTTGGCCCGTTTGCGACGTTTTCCACCAAGTTCCTCAAGGAAGGCTCGTACTTCGATCTGGCCGCCAGCATGACGTTGCACAATATCTGGCCAATGATGCGCGTTGGCGTGCGGGAGTTCGACTTGGTGCAGTACCTGGCCAGCGAACTGATGCAATCCGACGATGATCGTTTCAACGCGCTGAAAGCCTATTTCCCCAACGCCAAACAGGAAGACTGGCGCTTATGGCAGGCCGGGCAGCGCGTGCAAATCATCAAGAAGGATGAAGACCAGGGCGGCGTGCTCAAGCTGGGCACCGAAGTGGTGGCATCGAAAGACGGCAGCATCGCCGGGTTGCTGGGGGCTTCACCGGGGGCGTCGACCGCGGCGCCCATCATGCTCGACCTGATGCAGAAGGTATTCAAGGACAAACTGGCAAGCGCGCCCTGGCAGGACAAGCTGCGCCAAATCGTCCCCAGCTACGGCACGCACTTGAATGATAATCCCGACAAAGTCATGGAAGAATGGCGCTACACCAGCGAGCTGCTGCAACTGACGCCGCCGCCGGACATCGACCGCCAACCCGGCGCAAACCCCCCTATCGACCCGATCAAGCAGCCGCACGTCGATACTGACCCGGATCTGAACCCATGA
- a CDS encoding baeRF3 domain-containing protein has protein sequence MVHVQTFTRDTLDTLLALADRTNLSVYMPAQQTFPERTQNPIRLKNLIKDLEGQLADQAQAETLLAPFHDLVADTEFWNSCPPSIAIFGGAEHFLVVGLHQPVQEIAIVNRHPYLRPLLRQAPMTERYQALCLTRDSVQVYEGAGPTLQQIELPEAVPTSQVDALGEELTPRNQQGHPDGFSGAGERGDPMMHESGGGGKQDEVNLDRERFFRAVDKAITEHCSRVCKLPLVLVALPENQAVFRALSHNPFLLADGVRTDPATLSPAELAQACTAVMSKRYEDSLNTAFDRFGVAVGQRLYASRLVDIEHATLEGRVALLLVEADGSEPGAQVAEEDAALDELILAVIRQGGEVVVVPAERSMPTDSRAAAVLRY, from the coding sequence ATGGTCCACGTTCAAACCTTTACCCGCGACACCCTGGACACACTTCTGGCCCTGGCGGACCGCACCAACCTGAGTGTCTACATGCCCGCCCAGCAAACGTTTCCCGAACGCACGCAAAACCCGATTCGCTTGAAGAACCTCATCAAAGACCTCGAAGGCCAACTGGCTGATCAGGCGCAGGCCGAGACGCTGCTTGCACCGTTTCATGACTTGGTCGCCGACACAGAATTCTGGAATAGCTGCCCGCCTTCGATCGCGATCTTTGGCGGCGCTGAGCATTTTCTGGTGGTGGGCTTGCATCAACCGGTTCAAGAGATCGCCATCGTCAACCGCCACCCGTACCTCCGGCCGTTGCTGCGCCAGGCGCCGATGACCGAGCGCTACCAGGCGCTGTGCCTGACGCGGGACAGCGTGCAGGTTTATGAGGGGGCCGGGCCGACGCTGCAGCAAATCGAGTTGCCGGAGGCGGTTCCCACCTCCCAGGTCGACGCCTTGGGCGAGGAACTGACCCCCCGGAACCAGCAAGGTCACCCCGACGGATTCAGCGGCGCGGGGGAACGTGGCGATCCGATGATGCATGAGTCCGGCGGCGGCGGTAAGCAGGACGAAGTGAACCTGGACCGCGAGCGGTTCTTCCGTGCCGTCGACAAAGCGATCACCGAGCACTGTTCGCGCGTTTGCAAACTGCCGTTGGTGCTGGTGGCGCTGCCGGAAAACCAGGCCGTGTTCAGGGCGCTCAGCCACAACCCTTTCCTGCTGGCGGACGGCGTGCGTACCGACCCCGCCACGCTGTCGCCGGCCGAGTTGGCGCAAGCCTGCACCGCCGTGATGAGCAAGCGCTACGAGGACTCGCTGAACACGGCGTTTGATCGATTTGGCGTGGCCGTGGGGCAGCGGCTCTATGCCTCGCGGCTGGTGGACATCGAGCATGCGACGCTGGAAGGCCGGGTGGCGTTGTTGCTGGTGGAGGCTGACGGCAGCGAGCCAGGCGCCCAGGTCGCCGAGGAAGACGCTGCGCTGGACGAGCTGATCCTGGCCGTTATCCGTCAGGGCGGCGAAGTGGTGGTCGTGCCTGCCGAGCGCTCGATGCCCACCGACAGCCGTGCGGCAGCTGTATTGCGTTACTGA
- a CDS encoding HPF/RaiA family ribosome-associated protein has product MLVQVDSNHIEGSADLQAWVGSTVVDELERYTSVLTRVEIHVGDVNAQKSGPQDKRCQIEVRPKGHSSLSVTHQAESLELAVAGAARKIHHALEHLLGRLSPKVESTGHLTAPPVQEESPAQIDALLEDDFLARQADLDKH; this is encoded by the coding sequence ATGCTGGTACAGGTAGACAGTAATCATATTGAAGGCAGCGCCGATCTTCAGGCGTGGGTGGGCAGTACGGTGGTGGATGAGCTGGAGCGCTACACCTCGGTGCTGACCCGCGTGGAAATCCACGTAGGGGACGTGAATGCGCAGAAATCCGGCCCGCAAGACAAGCGTTGCCAGATCGAAGTGCGCCCCAAGGGCCACAGTTCGCTGTCGGTTACGCATCAGGCGGAAAGCCTGGAGCTGGCCGTCGCTGGCGCCGCCCGGAAAATCCACCATGCGCTCGAGCATTTGCTGGGACGCTTGTCACCCAAAGTCGAATCCACCGGGCATCTGACGGCGCCTCCGGTCCAGGAAGAATCGCCCGCGCAGATCGATGCGTTGCTCGAAGACGATTTCCTGGCCAGGCAGGCTGATCTGGACAAACACTGA
- a CDS encoding ABC transporter ATP-binding protein codes for MIFQRLRDEPLPATPSAFLWRYVKVRPLHFSAMLSLVIGAACCAVAVQYGMKLLVDAMAGDSQADQVWHAFSLFIGLIVLENLLWRLGGWVGCHTVVGSCADLRVDLFHHLTGHPMRYFNRHFAGALANRVSAAGAAANTVYGGLAWRIVPPCVDFIGAVVVLFAVRGSMALALIACVVLVAALITVVGVRGRNRHIAFASQSARVGGEIVDLVSNVWTIKAFSGRERERVRLEREIGVEAGAHRRSWIYLEKARVLHDICLSIMAGSMLGWAILLWRQGQVTAGDVVMVSALTFRILHGSRDLALALVEASQQMGVIAETLGIIAQPHELSDAPEELAPTRGSIKLLDVSYAYPGGRQVFNHLFLEIPAGQSVGIAGTSGSGKSTLLSLLQRLDDVHSGVILIDDRDIRSVSQDSLRRQIAVVPQEPALFNRSILENIGYGQPRATEQQIIEAARRAYCDEFVQALPGGYHTLVGERGVTLSGGQRQRLGLARAFLKNAPILILDEATSALDSDSEAIIQCALMDLMRGRTVLAVAHRLSTIASFDRVLVLEEGKVVQDGPPDELRRRQGRFRTLWQMQGMTQDH; via the coding sequence ATGATCTTCCAGCGCTTGCGCGACGAGCCCTTGCCGGCGACACCCAGCGCGTTTTTATGGCGCTACGTTAAGGTACGCCCGCTGCATTTCAGCGCGATGTTGTCACTGGTGATCGGCGCGGCCTGCTGCGCGGTGGCGGTGCAGTACGGCATGAAGCTGCTGGTGGACGCCATGGCCGGCGACTCGCAGGCCGACCAGGTGTGGCATGCGTTCAGTCTGTTCATCGGGTTGATCGTGTTGGAAAACCTGCTGTGGCGGCTGGGCGGTTGGGTCGGCTGTCATACCGTGGTGGGCAGTTGCGCCGACCTGCGCGTTGACCTTTTCCATCACCTGACCGGGCATCCGATGCGCTATTTCAACCGGCATTTCGCCGGTGCGCTGGCCAATCGAGTGTCGGCGGCCGGTGCCGCGGCCAACACGGTATACGGTGGCCTGGCCTGGCGCATCGTTCCGCCGTGCGTGGATTTTATCGGCGCGGTGGTGGTGTTGTTTGCCGTGCGCGGCTCAATGGCCCTGGCCCTGATCGCATGCGTGGTGCTGGTGGCCGCGTTGATCACCGTGGTCGGCGTGCGCGGCAGGAACCGGCATATCGCATTCGCTTCACAGTCGGCGCGGGTCGGGGGCGAGATCGTCGACCTGGTGTCCAATGTGTGGACGATCAAAGCGTTCTCCGGCCGCGAGCGCGAGCGCGTCAGGCTGGAGCGGGAGATTGGCGTCGAGGCAGGCGCGCACCGACGCAGCTGGATCTATCTGGAAAAGGCGCGCGTGCTCCACGACATCTGCCTGTCCATCATGGCCGGGTCCATGTTGGGCTGGGCCATCCTGCTGTGGCGCCAGGGCCAGGTCACGGCGGGCGATGTGGTCATGGTCAGTGCGTTGACGTTTCGCATCCTCCATGGCTCGCGCGATCTGGCGCTGGCGCTGGTGGAAGCCAGCCAGCAGATGGGCGTCATCGCCGAAACGCTGGGCATCATCGCGCAGCCGCACGAACTCAGCGATGCGCCGGAAGAGCTCGCGCCGACCCGGGGCAGCATCAAGCTGCTGGATGTCAGCTATGCCTACCCCGGCGGTCGCCAGGTGTTCAACCATTTATTCCTGGAGATTCCGGCGGGTCAGAGTGTCGGGATTGCCGGTACCTCGGGCTCGGGGAAATCCACACTGCTCAGCTTGCTGCAACGCCTGGACGACGTGCACAGCGGCGTGATCCTGATCGACGACCGGGACATCCGCTCGGTCAGCCAGGACAGCTTGCGTCGACAGATCGCCGTGGTGCCCCAGGAACCTGCGCTGTTCAATCGCAGCATCCTGGAAAACATCGGCTACGGCCAACCGCGCGCGACCGAGCAACAGATTATTGAAGCGGCCCGGCGAGCCTACTGCGATGAGTTTGTGCAGGCGCTGCCCGGCGGTTATCACACACTGGTGGGGGAGCGTGGCGTGACCCTTTCCGGCGGGCAACGACAGCGCCTGGGGCTGGCGCGGGCATTCCTGAAGAACGCGCCCATCCTGATCCTCGACGAGGCGACCTCTGCACTGGATTCCGACTCCGAGGCCATCATCCAATGCGCGCTGATGGACCTGATGCGCGGCAGGACCGTGCTGGCGGTGGCCCACCGACTCTCGACCATCGCCAGCTTCGACCGGGTGCTGGTGCTGGAGGAGGGGAAAGTGGTTCAGGACGGTCCCCCTGATGAACTGCGCCGCCGCCAGGGACGTTTCCGCACACTCTGGCAGATGCAGGGGATGACCCAGGACCACTGA
- a CDS encoding glycoside hydrolase family 1 protein gives MSALPEESRLEPRERGHHALFNSFVMAGYECSSQRRQDGRRLDLLADTGHARWAQKDYAQLAGLNVRCARDGLRWHLIERSPGRYDWSSFLPMLRAARDHQVQVIWDLCHYGYPDDLDVWRPSFVDRFARFAGAVAALMVEEGISVPFYSPVNEISFWSWAGGDVGYFNPNAHGRGQELKHQLVRASIAAIEAIRERAPAARFVQCDPLINVVSESRRSEDIENAERYRVAQFEAWDMLIGRQWPGLGGQEDYLDIIGANFYPHNQWYFHGGRIALGESDYRPLAGMLKELHQRYQRPLLISETGAEDQERVPWLNYVVDQVLMALERGVPVQGICWYPFLDYPGWDDGRYCPTGVFGYADGEGERAPFHPLHLQLQALPERVEACLRELDGRRAQRRRP, from the coding sequence ATGAGTGCGCTGCCGGAGGAGAGCCGACTGGAGCCCCGCGAGCGCGGTCATCACGCGCTGTTCAACAGCTTCGTGATGGCGGGCTACGAATGCTCCAGCCAGCGCCGCCAGGATGGCCGGCGCCTGGACTTGCTGGCCGACACCGGGCATGCGCGCTGGGCGCAAAAGGACTACGCGCAACTGGCGGGCCTGAATGTGCGTTGCGCCCGTGACGGCCTGCGTTGGCACCTGATCGAGCGCAGCCCGGGGCGCTACGACTGGAGCAGTTTCCTGCCGATGCTCAGGGCCGCGCGCGATCACCAGGTGCAGGTGATCTGGGACCTTTGCCACTACGGGTATCCGGATGACCTGGACGTCTGGCGCCCGTCGTTTGTCGACCGGTTCGCGCGTTTTGCCGGCGCGGTGGCGGCGCTGATGGTGGAGGAAGGCATCAGCGTTCCGTTCTATTCGCCGGTCAACGAGATCTCGTTCTGGAGCTGGGCGGGGGGCGACGTCGGTTACTTCAACCCGAACGCCCACGGGCGTGGGCAGGAGCTCAAGCACCAGTTGGTGCGCGCCAGCATCGCGGCGATCGAAGCGATTCGCGAACGCGCGCCGGCTGCGCGTTTCGTGCAGTGCGACCCGTTGATCAACGTGGTTTCCGAGTCGCGGCGTAGCGAGGACATTGAAAACGCCGAACGTTACCGGGTCGCCCAATTCGAGGCCTGGGACATGCTGATCGGGCGGCAGTGGCCGGGCTTGGGCGGGCAGGAAGACTACCTGGATATCATCGGTGCGAATTTCTACCCGCACAACCAATGGTATTTCCACGGCGGTCGCATTGCGCTGGGTGAGTCGGATTACCGCCCGCTCGCCGGTATGCTCAAGGAGTTGCACCAGCGCTACCAGCGGCCACTGCTGATCTCCGAAACCGGGGCAGAGGACCAGGAGCGTGTGCCCTGGTTGAACTATGTCGTGGACCAGGTGCTGATGGCGCTGGAGCGTGGGGTGCCGGTGCAGGGCATTTGCTGGTACCCCTTTCTTGATTACCCCGGCTGGGATGATGGGCGTTATTGCCCCACCGGCGTGTTCGGCTACGCCGACGGAGAGGGCGAACGCGCGCCTTTTCACCCGTTGCACCTGCAGCTCCAAGCGCTGCCCGAGCGTGTCGAGGCATGCTTGCGCGAGCTTGATGGCAGGCGGGCGCAGAGGCGCCGGCCATGA
- the glf gene encoding UDP-galactopyranose mutase translates to MPQINLETAKSGPSCQPGRGVYDYLIVGAGFAGSVIAERLAQGLGRNVLLIDRRPHIAGNAYDHPDEAGVLVHRYGPHIFHTNAQRIVDYLSRFTQWRPYEHRVLAQVDGQLVPIPINLTTLNKLYGLSMTSEQAEVFLAERAEPVATIRTSEDVVVNQIGRTLYEKFFRGYTRKQWGLDPSALDKSVTSRVPTRTNEDDRYFTDTFQMMPRDGYTRLFEQMLDHPRIDLLLDTDFKAVRDEVKFKHVIYCGPIDEYFDFQLGRLPYRSLRFEHQTLEQEHYQPVAVVNYPDPDVPYTRITEYKHLTGQVHPCTSITREFPCDEGDPYYPVPRAENAELYKRYKALAEQTPNVTFLGRLGTYKYYNMDQVVGQALALYRDIEAASSEASVAVGLDAI, encoded by the coding sequence ATGCCTCAGATAAACCTCGAAACCGCCAAATCCGGACCGTCCTGCCAACCCGGGCGCGGCGTCTATGACTACCTGATCGTCGGCGCCGGGTTTGCCGGCAGCGTCATCGCCGAACGGCTGGCCCAGGGGCTGGGCCGCAACGTGCTGTTGATCGACCGACGCCCGCACATTGCCGGCAACGCCTACGATCACCCGGATGAGGCAGGGGTGCTGGTGCACCGCTACGGGCCGCACATCTTCCACACCAACGCGCAGCGGATCGTCGACTACCTGTCGCGCTTCACGCAGTGGCGGCCCTATGAGCATCGGGTGCTGGCACAGGTCGATGGGCAATTGGTGCCGATCCCTATCAATCTCACCACGCTCAACAAGCTGTACGGTTTGTCGATGACGTCCGAGCAAGCCGAAGTGTTCCTGGCCGAGCGCGCGGAGCCGGTGGCTACGATTCGCACGTCGGAAGACGTGGTGGTCAATCAGATCGGGCGCACGCTCTACGAGAAATTCTTCCGTGGCTACACCCGCAAGCAATGGGGCCTGGACCCTTCCGCGCTGGACAAGTCGGTGACCTCGCGGGTGCCCACGCGCACCAATGAGGACGACCGGTATTTCACCGACACCTTCCAGATGATGCCCCGCGATGGCTATACGCGCCTGTTCGAGCAGATGCTCGACCACCCCCGAATCGACCTGCTGCTGGACACCGACTTCAAGGCCGTGCGCGATGAAGTGAAGTTCAAGCACGTGATTTATTGCGGCCCGATTGACGAGTACTTCGACTTCCAGCTGGGCCGCTTGCCCTATCGTTCGCTGCGGTTCGAGCACCAGACGCTCGAGCAGGAGCACTATCAGCCCGTGGCGGTGGTCAACTACCCTGACCCGGACGTGCCCTACACGCGCATCACCGAGTACAAGCACCTGACCGGTCAGGTCCACCCCTGCACCAGCATCACCCGCGAGTTTCCCTGCGATGAGGGCGACCCTTATTACCCGGTTCCGCGGGCCGAGAACGCCGAGTTGTACAAACGTTACAAGGCCCTCGCGGAGCAGACGCCGAACGTGACCTTCCTCGGGCGCCTGGGTACCTACAAGTACTACAACATGGACCAGGTGGTGGGCCAGGCGCTTGCGTTGTACCGCGATATTGAAGCCGCAAGCAGTGAAGCCAGCGTCGCAGTGGGGCTCGACGCAATATGA
- a CDS encoding glycosyltransferase family 1 protein — protein sequence MNLAEQPGPFAQVSAQSPVESPSLARPTLVCLSHLRWGFVYQRPQHVMSRLAKDYDVIFFEEPVVGGGEPPWLETSSPAAGIQVVVPHLPEGLDEQAMIQAQRRLLDERLSEALHGDLLLWYFTPMSLAFTDHLQAQVTVFDCMDELSAFKGAPAQLVDMERLLMDRADVVFTGGFSLWEVKQHQHGNAHPVPSSVDIAHFAQARNALADPADQAPIARPRLGFFGVIDERFDIELVDHVAALRADWQIVLVGPVVKIDPQTLPRRPNIHYLGGRQYADLPAYLSGWDVALMPFALNASTRFISPTKTPEYLAGGCPVVSTPIRDVVNGYGQSGAVFIADTAEAFVSAIEGALRLKGTPDFLQRADAALEGMSWDNTCRFMKEQIECLR from the coding sequence ATGAACCTTGCAGAACAGCCCGGGCCGTTTGCCCAAGTGAGTGCGCAAAGCCCCGTTGAATCCCCCAGCCTGGCCCGTCCTACGCTGGTGTGCCTGTCCCATTTGCGCTGGGGGTTTGTCTACCAGCGTCCGCAGCATGTGATGTCGCGCCTGGCGAAAGACTACGACGTGATCTTCTTCGAAGAACCGGTCGTGGGCGGTGGCGAGCCTCCTTGGCTTGAAACGTCGAGCCCGGCGGCGGGCATCCAGGTGGTGGTTCCGCACCTGCCCGAGGGCCTGGATGAGCAGGCGATGATTCAAGCGCAGCGGCGGTTGCTGGATGAGCGTCTTTCCGAGGCCCTGCACGGTGATCTTCTGCTCTGGTATTTCACGCCCATGAGCCTGGCATTCACCGACCACCTCCAGGCGCAGGTCACGGTGTTCGACTGCATGGATGAGCTGTCTGCGTTCAAGGGCGCGCCGGCACAACTGGTGGACATGGAGCGGCTGCTCATGGACAGGGCCGACGTGGTATTCACCGGCGGTTTCAGCCTCTGGGAGGTCAAGCAGCACCAGCACGGCAATGCGCACCCGGTGCCGAGCAGCGTCGACATTGCGCATTTTGCGCAGGCGCGAAACGCCTTGGCGGACCCCGCCGACCAGGCGCCGATCGCGCGGCCACGCCTGGGCTTTTTCGGTGTGATCGATGAACGCTTTGACATCGAGCTGGTTGACCACGTGGCGGCGCTGCGTGCCGACTGGCAGATCGTGCTGGTCGGGCCGGTGGTCAAGATCGACCCTCAAACGCTGCCGCGGCGGCCCAATATTCATTATCTGGGCGGGCGGCAATACGCCGATCTGCCGGCTTACCTGAGCGGCTGGGACGTGGCCCTGATGCCATTTGCGCTCAACGCGTCCACCCGTTTCATCAGCCCCACCAAAACCCCGGAGTACCTGGCCGGCGGCTGTCCCGTGGTCTCGACGCCGATACGCGATGTGGTCAATGGCTACGGCCAAAGCGGCGCCGTGTTCATTGCCGACACCGCCGAGGCGTTTGTCAGCGCCATCGAAGGCGCGCTGCGCCTCAAAGGTACCCCCGACTTCCTGCAACGCGCCGATGCGGCGCTTGAGGGAATGTCCTGGGACAACACGTGCCGCTTTATGAAGGAGCAGATCGAATGCCTCAGATAA
- the galE gene encoding UDP-glucose 4-epimerase GalE: protein MILITGGAGYIGAHVALECMVRGEEVLIVDNLCNSHRSAIDRISTLAGKRPGFIYGDVRNRRLLDTLLRDYPIDAVVHCAGLKAVGESVREPLRYYDTNVGGSVVLCQAMAQAGVFRLVFSSSATVYGDCTRMPINEACATGQPTNPYGMSKLMCENVMKSVASSDPRWSIGLLRYFNPIGAHASGLLGEAPTSTPNNLLPYLLQVASGERQALSVYGNDYPTPDGTGVRDYIHVVDLALGHIRALEALRERRGVSIWNLGTGRGYSVLDVIKAFEKVTGVQIPLNFEARRPGDIACCWADPKKSIDELDWQARYSLERMLADAWRWQCNQREQEVVRQAN from the coding sequence ATGATCTTGATTACGGGCGGTGCGGGATACATCGGTGCGCACGTCGCATTGGAATGCATGGTGCGAGGCGAAGAAGTGTTGATAGTGGACAATTTGTGCAATAGCCATCGCTCGGCGATCGACCGGATAAGCACCTTGGCCGGAAAGCGGCCCGGGTTCATTTATGGCGACGTGCGCAACCGACGTCTGCTCGACACGTTGCTGCGTGACTACCCCATCGACGCCGTGGTGCATTGCGCCGGCTTGAAAGCCGTCGGCGAAAGCGTGCGTGAGCCGTTGCGCTACTACGACACCAATGTCGGCGGCAGCGTGGTCCTGTGCCAGGCCATGGCGCAGGCCGGCGTGTTCCGGCTGGTGTTCAGTTCATCCGCAACGGTGTACGGGGACTGCACCCGCATGCCGATCAACGAAGCGTGCGCCACCGGGCAACCAACCAACCCGTACGGGATGTCGAAGCTGATGTGTGAAAACGTCATGAAAAGCGTGGCCAGCTCCGACCCGCGCTGGTCAATAGGCCTGCTGCGCTACTTCAACCCGATCGGTGCCCATGCCTCCGGCCTGCTCGGCGAAGCGCCGACCAGCACACCGAACAATCTATTACCCTATTTGCTTCAGGTCGCCAGCGGCGAGCGCCAAGCGTTGTCGGTCTATGGCAACGACTACCCCACCCCGGACGGCACCGGCGTCCGCGATTACATCCACGTCGTGGATTTGGCCCTGGGCCATATCCGCGCGCTCGAAGCGTTGCGCGAACGCCGCGGCGTCAGCATCTGGAACCTGGGCACAGGCCGTGGATACTCGGTACTGGACGTGATCAAGGCCTTTGAAAAAGTGACCGGCGTCCAGATCCCCCTGAACTTCGAAGCACGTCGCCCAGGCGATATAGCCTGCTGCTGGGCCGACCCGAAAAAGTCCATCGACGAGCTGGACTGGCAAGCGCGCTATTCATTGGAGCGGATGCTCGCCGATGCGTGGCGCTGGCAATGCAACCAGCGCGAGCAGGAGGTGGTTCGGCAGGCGAATTGA